One segment of Phragmites australis chromosome 13, lpPhrAust1.1, whole genome shotgun sequence DNA contains the following:
- the LOC133887872 gene encoding ubiquitin-conjugating enzyme E2 28-like — translation MASKRILKELKDLQKDPPTSCSAGPVGEDMFHWQATIMGPSDSPFAGGVFLVNIHFPPDYPFKPPKVSFRTKVFHPNINSNGSICLDILKEQWSPALTISKVLLSICSLLTDPNPDDPLVPEIAHMYKTDRAKYESTARSWTQKYAMG, via the exons ATGGCGTCGAAGAGGATCCTTAAGGAGTTGAAGGACCTGCAGAAGGACCCACCCACCTCCTGCAGCGCAG GTCCTGTTGGGGAGGACATGTTCCATTGGCAAGCCACTATCATGGGGCCCTCGGACAGCCCATTTGCCGGTGGTGTATTTTTGGTGAACATTCATttcccaccggattatcctttCAAACCACCCAAG GTCTCATTCCGGACCAAGGTGTTCCACCCGAACATTAACAGCAACGGAAGCATTTGCCTTGACATTCTCAAGGAACAGTGGAGCCCTGCTCTTACCATATCAAAG GTGCTCCTTTCAATCTGTTCGCTGCTCACGGACCCGAACCCTGATGACCCGCTTGTGCCTGAGATTGCTCACATGTACAAGACTGATAGGGCCAAGTACGAGTCCACTGCTCGCTCCTGGACGCAGAAGTATGCCATGGGCTAG
- the LOC133887871 gene encoding uncharacterized protein LOC133887871 isoform X1: MSQLLTMSALAASRRLLHLRPGLELCLRSRALTPLSSWAKGVARFRHEPPHRKLVSCRRDSYKEGNAEMDTARPNPDEQFSNCKDGNGATLEPMENNFAGEFAQLSLEEEVSDDVMSGISENVVQDVEKAAVELLSARAFTVSELRKKLCSKKFPIDTVDAVIADFKSRGLLNDGFYAESFSRSRWLSSTWGPRRIKQALRQKGVPEAEVDQATRRVFQDDHGHGNQTTYGISEASMDHLFAQASKQWQRGQSLPLENRRARLVRWLQYRGFNWAVTNAIVRKLEAQHPP; the protein is encoded by the exons ATGAGCCAGCTGCTAACGATGTCGGCCCTGGCGGcgagccgccgcctcctccacctccggccGGGGTTGGAGCTATGCCTGAGGTCCCGTGCCCTTACCCCCCTCTCCTCCTG GGCAAAGGGGGTGGCTCGTTTCCGGCACGAGCCTCCGCATCGGAAGCTTGTGAGCTGCCGGCGAGATTCTTACAAAGAGGGGAATGCGG AGATGGATACGGCTAGGCCGAATCCGGATGAACAGTTTAGTAATTGCAAGGATGGCAATGGCGCAACCCTGGAGCCCATGGAAAATAACTTTGCCGGTGAGTTTGCGCAGCTTTCCTTGGAAGAGGAGGTGAGTGACGATGTGATGTCCGGGATCAGCGAAAACGTGGTGCAAGATGTGGAGAAGGCTGCGGTTGAATTGCTTTCTGCCAG AGCATTTACAGTCTCTGAGCTTAGGAAGAAACTATGCAGTAAGAAGTTTCCTATTGATACAGTCGATGCTGTGATTGCTGATTTCAAGTCAAG AGGTTTGTTGAATGATGGTTTTTATGCGGAATCATTTTCGCGATCCCGGTGGCTGTCATCAACTTGGGGTCCAAGGCGAATAAAACAG GCACTTCGACAAAAGGGGGTGCCAGAGGCGGAAGTAGACCAGGCAACAAGAAGAGTGTTCCAGGATGATCACGGCCATGGAAACCAGACAACGTATGGCATATCAGAAGCTTCCATGGATCATCTGTTTGCTCAGGCATCTAAACAATGGCAGCGGGGACAAAGCTTGCCCCTGGAGAATCGCCGCGCCCGACTGGTGAGATGGCTTCAGTACCGGGGGTTCAACTGGGCTGTGACCAATGCCATTGTTAGGAAGCTGGAGGCGCAGCACCCTCCCTGA
- the LOC133887871 gene encoding uncharacterized protein LOC133887871 isoform X2, translating into MSQLLTMSALAASRRLLHLRPGLELCLRAKGVARFRHEPPHRKLVSCRRDSYKEGNAEMDTARPNPDEQFSNCKDGNGATLEPMENNFAGEFAQLSLEEEVSDDVMSGISENVVQDVEKAAVELLSARAFTVSELRKKLCSKKFPIDTVDAVIADFKSRGLLNDGFYAESFSRSRWLSSTWGPRRIKQALRQKGVPEAEVDQATRRVFQDDHGHGNQTTYGISEASMDHLFAQASKQWQRGQSLPLENRRARLVRWLQYRGFNWAVTNAIVRKLEAQHPP; encoded by the exons ATGAGCCAGCTGCTAACGATGTCGGCCCTGGCGGcgagccgccgcctcctccacctccggccGGGGTTGGAGCTATGCCTGAG GGCAAAGGGGGTGGCTCGTTTCCGGCACGAGCCTCCGCATCGGAAGCTTGTGAGCTGCCGGCGAGATTCTTACAAAGAGGGGAATGCGG AGATGGATACGGCTAGGCCGAATCCGGATGAACAGTTTAGTAATTGCAAGGATGGCAATGGCGCAACCCTGGAGCCCATGGAAAATAACTTTGCCGGTGAGTTTGCGCAGCTTTCCTTGGAAGAGGAGGTGAGTGACGATGTGATGTCCGGGATCAGCGAAAACGTGGTGCAAGATGTGGAGAAGGCTGCGGTTGAATTGCTTTCTGCCAG AGCATTTACAGTCTCTGAGCTTAGGAAGAAACTATGCAGTAAGAAGTTTCCTATTGATACAGTCGATGCTGTGATTGCTGATTTCAAGTCAAG AGGTTTGTTGAATGATGGTTTTTATGCGGAATCATTTTCGCGATCCCGGTGGCTGTCATCAACTTGGGGTCCAAGGCGAATAAAACAG GCACTTCGACAAAAGGGGGTGCCAGAGGCGGAAGTAGACCAGGCAACAAGAAGAGTGTTCCAGGATGATCACGGCCATGGAAACCAGACAACGTATGGCATATCAGAAGCTTCCATGGATCATCTGTTTGCTCAGGCATCTAAACAATGGCAGCGGGGACAAAGCTTGCCCCTGGAGAATCGCCGCGCCCGACTGGTGAGATGGCTTCAGTACCGGGGGTTCAACTGGGCTGTGACCAATGCCATTGTTAGGAAGCTGGAGGCGCAGCACCCTCCCTGA